The following are encoded in a window of Sphaerisporangium siamense genomic DNA:
- a CDS encoding TetR/AcrR family transcriptional regulator, producing the protein MANGRRPRVGAQQRREEVLAAALQEFSHKGLHGGSTMTIARAADLSHPNLFRLFSTKKELFMEVLVRAFEMIEREMLPRGATGTDPTKAMADAWCELMAHRELMLVLLQGYAASDDPDIRDLMQRATQGIFERVEAMPGVGTDKAHTFVAEGTLYMIAAAMDLPARAAGDPWADRFLTSG; encoded by the coding sequence GTGGCGAACGGACGACGCCCGCGGGTGGGCGCGCAGCAGCGGCGTGAGGAGGTCCTCGCGGCCGCTCTGCAGGAGTTCAGCCACAAAGGGTTGCACGGCGGTTCGACGATGACGATCGCGCGTGCGGCCGATCTGTCGCACCCGAACCTCTTCCGGCTCTTCTCCACGAAGAAGGAACTGTTCATGGAGGTGCTCGTGCGCGCCTTCGAGATGATCGAGCGCGAGATGCTGCCCCGGGGCGCCACCGGGACGGATCCGACGAAGGCGATGGCGGACGCGTGGTGTGAGCTGATGGCTCATCGCGAGCTGATGCTCGTGCTCCTGCAGGGGTACGCGGCGAGCGACGACCCCGACATCCGTGACCTGATGCAGCGCGCGACCCAGGGAATCTTCGAGCGGGTCGAGGCGATGCCGGGCGTGGGCACGGACAAGGCGCACACCTTCGTCGCGGAGGGAACCCTCTACATGATCGCGGCGGCCATGGACCTGCCCGCTCGCGCGGCCGGCGACCCCTGGGCGGACCGTTTCCTCACCTCCGGCTGA
- a CDS encoding DUF2306 domain-containing protein, which yields MTTTSRTVRSRRWWPLWGLMALSAIGIAGYAVPRYLTGDPADVSLPLNPEVPLHYLSLVMHALPGGLALVIGPFQFLARLRAGRPGLHRIMGRIYMISVLAASVASIFAATFTLDGFPVQVAFYLLVAAWLYSLVQAYRSIRRGDVRLHRIWMIRNYALTFAAVTLRVYLMAGLLLRPVTGLTFDDVYTASAWASFLINAVVAEYFIVQRTLAPAGRLRSGEPAPATTTG from the coding sequence ATGACCACCACGTCCCGGACCGTCCGCTCCCGCCGATGGTGGCCGCTGTGGGGCCTGATGGCCTTATCCGCGATCGGCATCGCGGGCTACGCGGTACCCCGCTATCTCACCGGGGATCCGGCCGACGTCAGCCTGCCGCTCAATCCCGAGGTCCCGCTGCACTACCTGTCCCTGGTGATGCACGCCCTCCCGGGCGGCCTGGCCCTGGTCATCGGCCCGTTCCAGTTCCTCGCCCGGCTACGCGCCGGCCGTCCCGGGCTGCACAGGATCATGGGCCGGATCTACATGATCAGCGTCCTGGCCGCCTCGGTCGCGTCGATCTTCGCCGCCACGTTCACGCTCGACGGCTTTCCGGTGCAGGTCGCGTTCTACCTGCTCGTGGCGGCCTGGCTGTACTCGCTGGTCCAGGCGTACCGCAGCATCCGCCGCGGCGACGTGCGCCTGCACCGCATCTGGATGATCCGCAACTACGCCCTGACCTTCGCCGCGGTGACCCTGCGCGTCTACCTGATGGCCGGCCTGCTGTTGCGGCCGGTCACCGGGCTGACGTTCGACGACGTGTACACCGCCAGCGCGTGGGCCTCCTTCCTGATCAACGCGGTCGTGGCCGAGTACTTCATCGTCCAGCGCACGCTCGCGCCGGCGGGCCGCCTTAGGAGCGGCGAGCCCGCCCCGGCCACCACGACCGGATGA